One region of Daphnia pulicaria isolate SC F1-1A chromosome 7, SC_F0-13Bv2, whole genome shotgun sequence genomic DNA includes:
- the LOC124348739 gene encoding WD repeat-containing protein 18-like, which produces MEVVVTSECSGQLWNTCIWEPLTGTTLRTFKGGISGSQSLNIVGGDYLLSSLKDKPIIQVWALNRQDQITTKMIMPGIIQVLVMSPCNNFCVGALSEQLLIWQVSTGKLVASLRRHYQNVSDVKFTADSSRFISAGAEGLVLLWSLDTVLHTKECEPDSIWSDHSLPVTGLHVTKSLIQPLVFSVSLDQTCKIRDLNTGKTLFNIQFNEPLRSVVVDHSEESCYVGSHEGKIYRLDLLDPPRSVEQMVDESASRKMFVGHEKAVTCLSVSTGGCHLLSGSDDGSARVWDIASGQCVRILAHRGPLTNAFFAPRYKHLETDKFHPRIIINTFEKKRHDGQLLSAENELNAQVLISCPPLMESLDSSQGAEALSLSGSNASGGHQVSDQVTQNEMGRLKLINRQLYAFAVDKIYNEDAAITTKKRK; this is translated from the exons ATGGAAGTTGTCGTTACAAGCGAATGTTCGGGTCAGTTATGGAATACTTGTATTTGGGAACCTCTCACTGGTACGACATTGAGAACATTTAAGGGTGGAATTTCTGGTTCTCAGTCACTCAACATTGTCGGGGGCGATTATTTGCTTTCGTCTTTGAAGGACAAACCAATTATACAG GTCTGGGCGTTGAACAGGCAAGATCAGATCACAACCAAAATGATCATGCCAGGCATTATTCAAGTGTTGGTGATGTCACCTTGCAATAACTTTTGCGTGGGAGCCTTGAGTGAACAGTTGCTGATCTGGCAGGTGTCAACTGGAAAACTGGTGGCTTCATTGAGACGTCACTACCAAAATGTTTCTGATGTGAAATTCACTGCAGATTCTTCACGGTTTATAAGTGCAGGAGCTGAAGGTCTCGTTCTGCTCTGGAGTTTGGATACGGTTTTGCACACCAAG GAGTGTGAACCAGACTCAATCTGGTCTGACCATTCCCTGCCAGTGACTGGCCTGCATGTGACAAAATCTCTGATCCAGCCCTTGGTATTTTCAGTATCGCTTGACCAAACCTGCAAAATCCGTGATCTCAATACTGGCAAAACATTGTTCAACATCCAGTTCAATGAG CCTTTGCGTTCGGTTGTGGTCGACCACTCTGAAGAAAGTTGCTACGTCGGTTCACACGAGGGAAAGATTTACCGACTAGATTTGTTGGATCCTCCCCGCAGTGTCGAACAAATGGTGGACGAATCGGCGTCAAGGAAAATGTTTGTCGGCCATGAGAAAGCTGTCACATGCCTGAGCGTATCAACTGGCGGCTGCCATTTACTAAGCG gttcGGATGACGGTAGCGCTCGGGTATGGGACATAGCCAGCGGCCAGTGCGTCCGTATTCTTGCTCACCGTGGGCCCCTGACGAACGCGTTTTTCGCTCCCAGATACAAACACTTGGAGACGGACAAATTCCATCCGCGGATTATCATCAACACATTTGAGAAGAAACGCCACGACGGACAGCTGTTGAGCGCCGAAAATGAACTAAACGCCCAGGTGTTGATTTCTTGTCCGCCTTTGATGGAATCACTCGACTCGAGTCAGGGAGCCGAGGCTCTGTCCTTGTCGGGCAGCAACGCCAGTGGAGGCCATCAAGTGTCTGATCAAGTCACGCAAAACGAGATGGGGCGTTTGAAACTCATCAATCGCCAACTGTACGCCTTTGCAGTCGACAAGATTTACAATGAAGATGCGGCGATCACGACCaagaaacgaaaataa